A single Rhinolophus ferrumequinum isolate MPI-CBG mRhiFer1 chromosome 12, mRhiFer1_v1.p, whole genome shotgun sequence DNA region contains:
- the TSC1 gene encoding hamartin isoform X1 → MAQQANIGELLSMLDSSVLSVRDDVTAVFKENLTADRGPMLVNTLVDYYLETNSQPVLQILTTLQEPHDKHLLDKMNEYVGKAASRLSTLSLLGHVIRLQPSWKHKLSQAPLLPSLLKCLKMDTDVIVLTTGVLVLITMLPMIPQSGKQHLHDFFDIFGRLSSWCLKKPGHVTEIYLVHLHASVYALFHRLYGMYPCNFVSFLRSHYSMKENLETFEEVVKPMMEHVRIHPELVTGSKDHELDPRRWKKLETHDVVIECAKISLDPTEASYEDGYSVSHQNSARFPHRSADVTTSPYVDTQNSYGIAASTPYCTSRLSSFSSPGQLPPTLSAPSTRPLTEPPQATFWSPSVVCGMTTPPTSPGNVPPDLSHPYSKVFGTTGGKGTPLGTPATSPPPAPLCHSDDYVHISLPQATAVPPRKEERTDSARPCLQRQHHLPNDRGPEELSGSKGSVTLSDLQVFLGNLAFEEDSIEKDKEEAAISKELSEITTADAEPLVPRGGFDSPFYRDSLPGCPRKTHSAACGAQGASVNAEPLNSSLDKLGPDTPKQAFTPIDLPCGGAEGSPAGNRERQTSLQTSILTPSPCKIPPQKGAGFGSGQPPPYDHLFEVALPKTAHHFVSKKTEELLQKAKGHTAEDYRPCSSPVEVLDRLIQQGADAHSRELNKLSLPSKSVDWTHFGGSPPSDEIRSLRNQLLLLHNQLLYERFKRQQHAVRNRRLLRKVIRAAALEEHNAAMKDQLKLQEKDIQIWKVSLQREQARYSQLQEQRDTVVTQLHSQVRQLQHDREEFYNQSQELQTKLEDCRNMVAELRLQLKKANSKVCHTELLLSQVSQKLSNSESVQQHMEFLNRQLLVLGEVNELYLEQLQNKHSDTTKEVEMMKAAYRKELEKNRSHVLQQNQRLDTSQKRILELESHLAKKDHLLLEQKKYLEDVKLQARGQLQAAESRYEAQKRITQVFELEVLDLYSRLEKDGLLKKLEEEKTEAAEAAEERLDCCNDGCSDSVTGHSEEASGHNGEAKPPRPGIARGSSGSRGGGGSSSSSSELSTPEKPPSQRAGPFSSRWESAMGEPSSSIPATVGSLPSSKSFLGMKARELFRNKSESQCDEDGMTISSLPEALKTELGKDAGVEAKPALTVDGPHPSPPTPDSVGQLRIMDYNETHHEHS, encoded by the exons ATGGCCCAACAAGCGAACATCGGGGAGCTGCTCTCCATGCTGGACTCCTCCGTGCTGAGTGTGCGTGATGACGTCACAGCTGTCTTTAAAGAGAATCTCACTGCCG ACCGTGGTCCGATGCTTGTAAACACCTTGGTGGATTATTACCTGGAAACCAATTCTCAACCGGTATTGCAGATCCTGACGACCTTGCAAGAGCCACACGATAAG CACCTCTTGGACAAAATGAATGAGTACGTGGGCAAAGCCGCCTCTCGGTTATCCACCCTCTCCCTGCTGGGGCACGTCATAAGGCTGCAGCCATCTTGGAAGCATAAGCTCTCTCAAGCACCTCTTTTGCCTTCTTTACTAAAATGTCTCAAG ATGGACACTGATGTCATCGTCCTCACCACAGGCGTCTTAGTGCTGATAACTATGCTGCCAATGATCCCACAGTCAGGGAAGCAGCACCTGCACGACTTCTTTGACATTTTTGGCCGTCTTTCGTCGTGGTGCCTCAAGAAACCAG gcCACGTGACAGAAATCTACCTTGTCCATCTCCACGCCAGTGTGTATGCTCTCTTTCATCGCCTCTATGGAATGTACCCTTGCAACTTTGTCTCTTTTCTGCGGTCTCACTACAGTATGAAGGAGAACTTGGAGACTTTTGAGGAAGTGGTCAAG CCAATGATGGAACACGTGCGAATTCATCCGGAATTAGTGACTGGATCCAAGGACCATGAACTGGACCCTCGGAG GTGGAAGAAATTAGAAACACATGATGTTGTGATAGAGTGTGCCAAAATCTCTCTGGACCCTACAGAAGCCTCCTATGAAGACGGCTATTCTGTGTCTCACCAAAACTCAGCCCGCTTTCCTCATCGTTCAGCCGATGTCACCACAAGCCCTTATGTTGACACACAGAATAGCTATG GGATTGCTGCCTCCACCCCTTACTGCACATCCCGGCTGTCGTCGTTCAGCTCGCCAGGGCAGCTGCCTCCGACTCTGAGCGCCCCGTCGACACGGCCGTTAACTGAACCGCCACAA GCTACCTTTTGGAGCCCGTCTGTGGTTTGTGGTATGACCACTCCTCCAACGTCTCCCGGAAATGTCCCACCCGATTTGTCACACCCTTACAGTAAAGTCTTCGGTACAACTG GTGGGAAAGGGACTCCTCTGGGAACCCCGGCGACCTCACCCCCTCCAGCCCCGCTCTGCCACTCGGATGACTACGTGCACATTTCACTCCCGCAGGCCACAGCTGTACCCCCCAGGAAG GAGGAGAGAACAGACTCTGCGAGGCCGTGTCTGCAGAGACAACACCATCTTCCGAATGACAGGGGACCAG AAGAACTGTCTGGCAGCAAAGGTTCTGTCACTCTAAGTGACCTTCAGGTGTTTCTCGGTAACCTGGCCTTTGAAGAAGACAgcatagaaaaagacaaagaagaag CGGCAATATCTAAAGAACTTTCTGAGATCACGACGGCCGATGCTGAGCCCCTGGTTCCTCGAGGAGGCTTTGACTCTCCCTTCTACCGAGACAGCCTCCCGGGCTGTCCGAGGAAGACCCATTCCGCTGCCTGCGGTGCTCAGGGTGCCAGTGTGAATGCTGAGCCTTTGAACTCCTCCCTGGACAAGCTTGGGCCTGACACACCAAAGCAAGCGTTTACTCCCATCGACCTGCCCTGTGGGGGCGCCGAGGGCAGCCCTGCCGGGAACAGGGAGCGCCAGACTTCTCTGCAGACCAGTATCCTCACTCCCAGCCCTTGTAAAATCCCACCTCAGAAGGGCGCCGGCTTTGGAAGTGGGCAGCCTCCCCCGTACGATCACCTGTTTGAGGTGGCGTTGCCAAAGACGGCCCATCATTTTGTCAGCAAGAAGACCGAGGAACTACTACAGAAAGCAAAAGGACACACCGCGGAAGACTACAGGCCCTGCAGCTCCCCGGTGGAGGTGCTGGACAGGCTGATCCAACAGGGAGCAGACGCACACAGCAGGGAGCTGAACAA GTTGTCTTTACCGAGCAAGTCTGTGGACTGGACCCACTTTGGAG GCTCTCCTCCCTCAGATGAGATCCGCAGCCTCCGTAACCAGCTGCTTTTACTGCACAATCAGTTGCTCTATGAGCGTTTTAAGAGGCAGCAGCATGCTGTCCGGAACCGACGGCTGCTCAGGAAGGTGATCCGAGCCGCGGCCCTGGAGGAGCACAACGCAGCCATG AAAGACCAGTTGAAGTTACAAGAGAAAGACATCCAGATATGGAAGGTCAGTCTGCAGAGAGAACAAGCCAGATACAGTCAGCTGCAGGAGCAGCGGGACACAGTGGTCACCCAGCTCCACAGTCAGGTCCGACAGCTGCAGCACGACCGAGAAGAATTCTACAACCAGAGCCAGGAGTTACAG ACGAAGCTGGAGGACTGCAGGAACATGGTGGCCGAGCTGCGCCTGCAGCTGAAGAAGGCGAACAGCAAGGTGTGTCACACGGAGCTTCTACTCAGCCAGGTCTCTCAGAAG CTCTCAAACAGTGAGTCGGTCCAGCAGCACATGGAGTTCCTGAACAGGCAGCTGCTGGTTCTCGGGGAGGTCAACGAGCTGTATCTGGAGCAACTGCAGAACAAGCATTCAGACACCACAAAG GAAGTAGAAATGATGAAAGCTGCGTATcggaaagaactagaaaaaaacagaagccaCGTTCTCCAGCAGAATCAGAGGCTTGACACCTCCCAAAAAAGGATTTTGGAACTGGAATCTCATCTGGCCAAGAAAGACCACCTTCTTTTGGAACAGAAGAAGTATTTAGAGGATGTCAAACTACAGGCAAG AGGACAGCTGCAGGCTGCAGAGAGCAGGtatgaggctcagaaaaggaTTACCCAAGTGTTTGAATTGGAGGTTTTAGACTTATACAGCCGGTTGGAGAAAGATGGCCTCCTGaaaaaacttgaagaagaaaaaacagaagcagCTGAAGCGGCAGAAGAAAG GCTCGACTGTTGTAATGACGGCTGCTCGGATTCCGTAACAGGGCACAGTGAAGAGGCATCTGGCCACAACGGGGAGGCCAAGCCCCCCAGGCCTGGCATCGCCCGGGGCAGCAGTGGGAGTagaggcggcggcggcagcagcagcagcagcagtgagcTTTCCACCCCTGAGAAGCCCCCCAGCCAGAGGGCGGGCCCGTTCAGCAGTCGGTGGGAGTCGGCCATGGGCGAGCCGTCTTCCAGCATCCCTGCGACTGTCGGCTCACTTCCCAGTTCCAAAAGCTTCCTGGGCATGAAGGCGCGAGAGTTATTTCGGAATAAGAGTGAGAGTCAGTGCGATGAGGACGGCATGACCATCAGTAGCCTTCCTGAGGCCCTAAAGACAGAACTGGGCAAAGACGCGGGCGTAGAAGCCAAGCCTGCCTTGACCGTGGACGGCCCGCACccgtccccccccaccccggacAGTGTTGGACAGCTCCGTATCATGGACTACAACGAGACCCATCATGAACACAGCTAA
- the TSC1 gene encoding hamartin isoform X2 codes for MAQQANIGELLSMLDSSVLSVRDDVTAVFKENLTADRGPMLVNTLVDYYLETNSQPVLQILTTLQEPHDKHLLDKMNEYVGKAASRLSTLSLLGHVIRLQPSWKHKLSQAPLLPSLLKCLKMDTDVIVLTTGVLVLITMLPMIPQSGKQHLHDFFDIFGRLSSWCLKKPGHVTEIYLVHLHASVYALFHRLYGMYPCNFVSFLRSHYSMKENLETFEEVVKPMMEHVRIHPELVTGSKDHELDPRRWKKLETHDVVIECAKISLDPTEASYEDGYSVSHQNSARFPHRSADVTTSPYVDTQNSYGIAASTPYCTSRLSSFSSPGQLPPTLSAPSTRPLTEPPQATFWSPSVVCGMTTPPTSPGNVPPDLSHPYSKVFGTTGGKGTPLGTPATSPPPAPLCHSDDYVHISLPQATAVPPRKEERTDSARPCLQRQHHLPNDRGPEELSGSKGSVTLSDLQVFLGNLAFEEDSIEKDKEEAAISKELSEITTADAEPLVPRGGFDSPFYRDSLPGCPRKTHSAACGAQGASVNAEPLNSSLDKLGPDTPKQAFTPIDLPCGGAEGSPAGNRERQTSLQTSILTPSPCKIPPQKGAGFGSGQPPPYDHLFEVALPKTAHHFVSKKTEELLQKAKGHTAEDYRPCSSPVEVLDRLIQQGADAHSRELNKLSLPSKSVDWTHFGDEIRSLRNQLLLLHNQLLYERFKRQQHAVRNRRLLRKVIRAAALEEHNAAMKDQLKLQEKDIQIWKVSLQREQARYSQLQEQRDTVVTQLHSQVRQLQHDREEFYNQSQELQTKLEDCRNMVAELRLQLKKANSKVCHTELLLSQVSQKLSNSESVQQHMEFLNRQLLVLGEVNELYLEQLQNKHSDTTKEVEMMKAAYRKELEKNRSHVLQQNQRLDTSQKRILELESHLAKKDHLLLEQKKYLEDVKLQARGQLQAAESRYEAQKRITQVFELEVLDLYSRLEKDGLLKKLEEEKTEAAEAAEERLDCCNDGCSDSVTGHSEEASGHNGEAKPPRPGIARGSSGSRGGGGSSSSSSELSTPEKPPSQRAGPFSSRWESAMGEPSSSIPATVGSLPSSKSFLGMKARELFRNKSESQCDEDGMTISSLPEALKTELGKDAGVEAKPALTVDGPHPSPPTPDSVGQLRIMDYNETHHEHS; via the exons ATGGCCCAACAAGCGAACATCGGGGAGCTGCTCTCCATGCTGGACTCCTCCGTGCTGAGTGTGCGTGATGACGTCACAGCTGTCTTTAAAGAGAATCTCACTGCCG ACCGTGGTCCGATGCTTGTAAACACCTTGGTGGATTATTACCTGGAAACCAATTCTCAACCGGTATTGCAGATCCTGACGACCTTGCAAGAGCCACACGATAAG CACCTCTTGGACAAAATGAATGAGTACGTGGGCAAAGCCGCCTCTCGGTTATCCACCCTCTCCCTGCTGGGGCACGTCATAAGGCTGCAGCCATCTTGGAAGCATAAGCTCTCTCAAGCACCTCTTTTGCCTTCTTTACTAAAATGTCTCAAG ATGGACACTGATGTCATCGTCCTCACCACAGGCGTCTTAGTGCTGATAACTATGCTGCCAATGATCCCACAGTCAGGGAAGCAGCACCTGCACGACTTCTTTGACATTTTTGGCCGTCTTTCGTCGTGGTGCCTCAAGAAACCAG gcCACGTGACAGAAATCTACCTTGTCCATCTCCACGCCAGTGTGTATGCTCTCTTTCATCGCCTCTATGGAATGTACCCTTGCAACTTTGTCTCTTTTCTGCGGTCTCACTACAGTATGAAGGAGAACTTGGAGACTTTTGAGGAAGTGGTCAAG CCAATGATGGAACACGTGCGAATTCATCCGGAATTAGTGACTGGATCCAAGGACCATGAACTGGACCCTCGGAG GTGGAAGAAATTAGAAACACATGATGTTGTGATAGAGTGTGCCAAAATCTCTCTGGACCCTACAGAAGCCTCCTATGAAGACGGCTATTCTGTGTCTCACCAAAACTCAGCCCGCTTTCCTCATCGTTCAGCCGATGTCACCACAAGCCCTTATGTTGACACACAGAATAGCTATG GGATTGCTGCCTCCACCCCTTACTGCACATCCCGGCTGTCGTCGTTCAGCTCGCCAGGGCAGCTGCCTCCGACTCTGAGCGCCCCGTCGACACGGCCGTTAACTGAACCGCCACAA GCTACCTTTTGGAGCCCGTCTGTGGTTTGTGGTATGACCACTCCTCCAACGTCTCCCGGAAATGTCCCACCCGATTTGTCACACCCTTACAGTAAAGTCTTCGGTACAACTG GTGGGAAAGGGACTCCTCTGGGAACCCCGGCGACCTCACCCCCTCCAGCCCCGCTCTGCCACTCGGATGACTACGTGCACATTTCACTCCCGCAGGCCACAGCTGTACCCCCCAGGAAG GAGGAGAGAACAGACTCTGCGAGGCCGTGTCTGCAGAGACAACACCATCTTCCGAATGACAGGGGACCAG AAGAACTGTCTGGCAGCAAAGGTTCTGTCACTCTAAGTGACCTTCAGGTGTTTCTCGGTAACCTGGCCTTTGAAGAAGACAgcatagaaaaagacaaagaagaag CGGCAATATCTAAAGAACTTTCTGAGATCACGACGGCCGATGCTGAGCCCCTGGTTCCTCGAGGAGGCTTTGACTCTCCCTTCTACCGAGACAGCCTCCCGGGCTGTCCGAGGAAGACCCATTCCGCTGCCTGCGGTGCTCAGGGTGCCAGTGTGAATGCTGAGCCTTTGAACTCCTCCCTGGACAAGCTTGGGCCTGACACACCAAAGCAAGCGTTTACTCCCATCGACCTGCCCTGTGGGGGCGCCGAGGGCAGCCCTGCCGGGAACAGGGAGCGCCAGACTTCTCTGCAGACCAGTATCCTCACTCCCAGCCCTTGTAAAATCCCACCTCAGAAGGGCGCCGGCTTTGGAAGTGGGCAGCCTCCCCCGTACGATCACCTGTTTGAGGTGGCGTTGCCAAAGACGGCCCATCATTTTGTCAGCAAGAAGACCGAGGAACTACTACAGAAAGCAAAAGGACACACCGCGGAAGACTACAGGCCCTGCAGCTCCCCGGTGGAGGTGCTGGACAGGCTGATCCAACAGGGAGCAGACGCACACAGCAGGGAGCTGAACAA GTTGTCTTTACCGAGCAAGTCTGTGGACTGGACCCACTTTGGAG ATGAGATCCGCAGCCTCCGTAACCAGCTGCTTTTACTGCACAATCAGTTGCTCTATGAGCGTTTTAAGAGGCAGCAGCATGCTGTCCGGAACCGACGGCTGCTCAGGAAGGTGATCCGAGCCGCGGCCCTGGAGGAGCACAACGCAGCCATG AAAGACCAGTTGAAGTTACAAGAGAAAGACATCCAGATATGGAAGGTCAGTCTGCAGAGAGAACAAGCCAGATACAGTCAGCTGCAGGAGCAGCGGGACACAGTGGTCACCCAGCTCCACAGTCAGGTCCGACAGCTGCAGCACGACCGAGAAGAATTCTACAACCAGAGCCAGGAGTTACAG ACGAAGCTGGAGGACTGCAGGAACATGGTGGCCGAGCTGCGCCTGCAGCTGAAGAAGGCGAACAGCAAGGTGTGTCACACGGAGCTTCTACTCAGCCAGGTCTCTCAGAAG CTCTCAAACAGTGAGTCGGTCCAGCAGCACATGGAGTTCCTGAACAGGCAGCTGCTGGTTCTCGGGGAGGTCAACGAGCTGTATCTGGAGCAACTGCAGAACAAGCATTCAGACACCACAAAG GAAGTAGAAATGATGAAAGCTGCGTATcggaaagaactagaaaaaaacagaagccaCGTTCTCCAGCAGAATCAGAGGCTTGACACCTCCCAAAAAAGGATTTTGGAACTGGAATCTCATCTGGCCAAGAAAGACCACCTTCTTTTGGAACAGAAGAAGTATTTAGAGGATGTCAAACTACAGGCAAG AGGACAGCTGCAGGCTGCAGAGAGCAGGtatgaggctcagaaaaggaTTACCCAAGTGTTTGAATTGGAGGTTTTAGACTTATACAGCCGGTTGGAGAAAGATGGCCTCCTGaaaaaacttgaagaagaaaaaacagaagcagCTGAAGCGGCAGAAGAAAG GCTCGACTGTTGTAATGACGGCTGCTCGGATTCCGTAACAGGGCACAGTGAAGAGGCATCTGGCCACAACGGGGAGGCCAAGCCCCCCAGGCCTGGCATCGCCCGGGGCAGCAGTGGGAGTagaggcggcggcggcagcagcagcagcagcagtgagcTTTCCACCCCTGAGAAGCCCCCCAGCCAGAGGGCGGGCCCGTTCAGCAGTCGGTGGGAGTCGGCCATGGGCGAGCCGTCTTCCAGCATCCCTGCGACTGTCGGCTCACTTCCCAGTTCCAAAAGCTTCCTGGGCATGAAGGCGCGAGAGTTATTTCGGAATAAGAGTGAGAGTCAGTGCGATGAGGACGGCATGACCATCAGTAGCCTTCCTGAGGCCCTAAAGACAGAACTGGGCAAAGACGCGGGCGTAGAAGCCAAGCCTGCCTTGACCGTGGACGGCCCGCACccgtccccccccaccccggacAGTGTTGGACAGCTCCGTATCATGGACTACAACGAGACCCATCATGAACACAGCTAA